TCGGGTTTGAGGCGGGCGGTTGAGTAAGGCATTGATACGGGCCTGGACTTCGCGGCGACGGCGATCGAGGGTGACCGCCTTAACCTCAAGGCGGGCCTGGGCCACTTCAGCCTGCAAGGCGTCCTGCTGCCCCGCGCGTCCGGCCGCATACTGGATCTCGGCGATGCGTCGAAGTTCTTGCAGCAGCGCTTGGTGGTCCCGATTAATGGTCAACGCCCGGTGGACGTAGAACCATTCAGCAAAGAGGGTTTTGGCGGCTGCCGCGACTTGCAGGCGTAAGGCGCCTTCATTCTCGGCGATAGCGCGGGCTTCCTCTTGTGCCGCCTGTTTCTGGAGCGCCAGCTTGCCCGGCCAAGGTAGCGCTTGGCTGAGTCCCAGCCGTTGGTTGAACCTGCGGGAGCTGTCGAGTGTGTCGGGGGCGGTGGAATAGCTCAGCGTGGGATCGTCCAGGGCGCCTGCAGGGGCGATGCGGTACTCCGCGGCCTCAAGCGCGGCCTGCCGTGCTTTGAGGCCCGGATGGTGGCTAAGTACCGATTCCACCAATTGCGTCACCGTAATCCGTGGCTGTCCCGCAATCGGGTCCGGTTCGCTCGCAAATACCTGGGTGCCTGCAATGACCAGTGCCGCGATCAAACCGAGCTCATAGGACAAATGGGCGCTATAAAACATGAAAGACCTCCGGGAAAAGAAATAAAGCGGCGCACAGCCTGCATTGGCATGAGTCTGCGCTTAATCTGTATTAAAGACCGGAGGTCTATTTAATTTCGCAAACGGTGGGTG
This sequence is a window from Nitrosococcus oceani ATCC 19707. Protein-coding genes within it:
- a CDS encoding TolC family protein, whose product is MFYSAHLSYELGLIAALVIAGTQVFASEPDPIAGQPRITVTQLVESVLSHHPGLKARQAALEAAEYRIAPAGALDDPTLSYSTAPDTLDSSRRFNQRLGLSQALPWPGKLALQKQAAQEEARAIAENEGALRLQVAAAAKTLFAEWFYVHRALTINRDHQALLQELRRIAEIQYAAGRAGQQDALQAEVAQARLEVKAVTLDRRRREVQARINALLNRPPQTRVPLPAGLPQLTTPLPRLAQLQMTALRAHPELARIRARIAGAKAQVGLAEKDFYPDFRVMAGYNSFWDDPAKRWTLGFSINLPFDYSNKRSAALDAARADLRQVRWRFTDREARLLGELEASRAAVEENEAVIKVYLRRLAPLAQDNLDAARADYRAGAGPFLNVIDAERQQLRTENGLARVRADYLRQLAQLEQWMGIPLDQLADSISAPAAPLPPAKEITP